In Gopherus evgoodei ecotype Sinaloan lineage chromosome 10, rGopEvg1_v1.p, whole genome shotgun sequence, a single window of DNA contains:
- the LOC115658892 gene encoding C2 calcium-dependent domain-containing protein 4C-like, translating into MWFLEKMKASPGNSNPLSPSFLGLQPGQMVPEKARVGATTFPNILTPDRIPEFCIPPRLTISSPHDRCLAEPNLHPPGTGDCGPSPFLPHLIQIESAEETSALDEDGSNSDPQSQAALSLPHFPKAQTSYGFCTLLESPHTRRKESIFHNDPCSSSLSSLMLPRSRANTYAGRGAASSLIAISSASARVPCKHPLLHRQGTGDSDTTSSTDSSPFSSPLLSRSPPRSCPLFKARSQERLLGRALRARNKSSMVRNNSLSTDESSSNDNSPNATRRSSEGLVESFHTRSFNLSHSTIFPLDLTCGRERLVGESTVLLDRGGLLRLSAEYCSDNRRLRLRLISAEGLYDASVEPKSINCSITFSLVPGKIQKQRSTVIKRSRNPIFNEDFFFDGIAEDDLYSFSVRMKATNKGSSLKRDSVLGESELSLVNLLSI; encoded by the coding sequence ATGTGGTTCCTGGAGAAGATGAAAGCATCACCTGGAAACAGCAACCCACTGAGTCCTTCCTtcctggggctgcagcctggtcAGATGGTGCCAGAGAAAGCCCGGGTAGGGGCCACTACTTTCCCCAACATTTTAACCCCAGACAGGATCCCAGAGTTCTGCATCCCACCCAGACTGACCATTTCCTCTCCGCATGACCGCTGCCTGGCAGAGCCCAATCTACATCCTCCTGGCACAGGAGATTGTGGCCCCAGCCCATTCTTGCCACATCTCATCCAGATAGAAAGCGCTGAGGAGACTTCAGCCCTGGATGAGGATGGCTCCAACTCAGACCCGCAGTCAcaggcagcgctttccctgcccCATTTCCCCAAAGCCCAGACCTCCTATGGCTTCTGCACCTTGCTGGAGAGTCCCCACACCAGGAGGAAGGAGTCCATCTTCCACAATGACCCATGCAGCAGCTCTCTATCCAGCTTGATGCTGCCTCGATCCAGAGCCAATACCTACGCTGGCAGAGGGGCAGCTTCCAGCCTCATTGCTATTAGCTCTGCCTCTGCCAGAGTGCCTTGTAAGCATCCACTCCTGCACAGGCAAGGCACTGGGGACAGTGATACTACCTCTTCGACTGACTCGTCTCCTTTCAGCTCCCCACTGCTGAGTAGATCTCCTCCCAGATCCTGCCCATTGTTCAAAGCTCGGAGCCAAGAGAGGCTGCTTGGCAGGGCACTGAGAGCAAGAAACAAATCCAGCATGGTAAGGAACAACTCCTTATCAACAGATGAGAGCAGCTCCAATGATAACAGCCCCAATGCAACCAGGAGGTCTTCAGAGGGGCTAGTTGAGTCCTTCCATACGCGAAGCTTTAACCTGTCACATTCCACTATTTTCCCACTGGACCTTACTTGTGGCCGAGAGAGGCTTGTTGGGGAGAGCACAGTGCTACTGGACAGAGGAGGATTGTTGAGACTGTCAGCTGAGTATTGTTCAGACAACAGAAGGCTGAGACTCCGTCTGATCAGTGCAGAGGGTTTATATGATGCATCTGTGGAGCCTAAAAGTATAAACTGCAGCATCACCTTCTCCCTTGTGCCAGGGAAAATTCAGAAGCAGAGAAGCACTGTTATAAAAAGAAGCAGAAACCCCATCTTTAATGAGGATTTTTTCTTTGATGGTATTGCAGAAGATGATCTGTACAGCTTTTCGGTGAGGATGAAAGCTACAAATAAAGGGAGTAGCTTGAAAAGAGACAGTGTGTTAGGTGAAAGTGAACTGAGTTTAGTGAATCTTTTATCCATCTAA